The segment TCTGACTACTTTCTTCTTCAGGGCATACGGATCTTCTTTGGCCGCATTGTAACGGAGTTCCGGATTGATATCACTCATCTGATTCGGGCCTGATTCGGTATAGGCGGTAGAAGTCCACTCTGATACGTTTCCGGCCATATCGTACAGACCAAATTCATTGGGAGCAAACGAACCGACCCGTGATGTGATCAGGTGACCGTCTTCTGTATAATTACCTTTTCCTGGCTTAAAGTTACCTAAGAAGCAACCTTTTCCACTTCCTCCAACCAGGTTGTCGCCAGCCCAGGGATATTTATTCTCGTTCTTACCGCAGCGGGCCGCATATTCCCATTCGCCTTCAGTCGGCAGGCGGAATGGCTCAATGACTTGTCCGGCCGGCAGAGCTAATGACTGTTTGAATAAGTTTGTACGCCAGACACAGTAGGCTGTGGCCTGTTCCCAGGATACACCTACAACTGGATAATCGTCATAACCCGGATGGTTGAAATACATACGGGTGTAAGGCTCATTATATGAATTGTTGAAATCGTTTACCCAGCAGTTCTCATCCGGATAGATATTGACAATCCGTGTATGCAGGAAATCCCATGGTCCGCTTCTCGGACGTGTGATGGTTTCATTGACGATGTTCCCTTCTTCGTCGATGTAGGCCGTGTCTTTTGAGATCATGATGACTTCGTTCGGGTCAACCTTGATATCGGTATTTCGCACGCGGTCTGCCGGATCCATCTGATTTTTTCGTAAGGCGGCAGCTGTATAGTCATACCATTCGTATTTGAATACCATCTGCTTCGGGTCCAGTTTCTTTTCTCCGGTTACCGGATTGGTATAATATACACTTTCGATGGCTCGGATTTCATCCTCATTTGCCTTTTTCCAGGGAATCGGACGGCTCCAGTCCAGGTGTGGTGTTACCGGATCACCATATTTGTCTTCAGTGATCTTGAACAAGTCGTTGCCTCCGTAAGCCGGATCAGCCAGACGTTCACGAATAATAGAGTCGCGTACCCAATACACGAACTGGCGGTATTCAGCATTCGTCGTTTCCGTTTCATCCATCCAGAAGGCATCTACCGAAATTCCTTTCTTATCCGGCATGATTCCCCAGATTGAATCCTTTTCAGCCGGTCCCATCTCAAAAGATCCCCGGTTGATTAGCACCATCCCGTAAGGAGCCGGTTCGTTGATTGCCATTGAACGTGCTCCCGTGACTTCTCCTCCCGCATTCGAAAGCGATCTGCCACAAGAGGTCAGCAGTGAAACCACTGCCAGAAGTATTAGCCCTATTCTTTTCATATACTTATAATATCCGTACGCTTTTATGTTTAGTATTTCCTGTCTTTGTCTTTTTCAGTTTTAACCGGAACTGAACCACGAGTTCATGGTTTCCCCATGATACGTTTCGTATGGCCGTTGTCGGATAACCGAAAGAATATCCGATGTTGAATTTCCCGATGTTCGCTCCCAGCAGGATTCCGACTGATTCGTTCATCTTCCAGGAGATACCACCATTAAACATCTTATTATATTCCATCCGTGCTGTTACATCCAGATGATAATTTTTCGTATCTGTTAACAAAAATACGGAAGGCTTTAATACTATCAACGGATTATTCAGCTGAATATTGTATCCGCCCATAAAATTAAGCATTCCTCCGATATATGTGTATACGGTTTCTTCTAATTGTATCTCCGGTGATGTCACATGGGTGAAACCGATGCCGGCATAAAAGTTCTTATGGGTGTAAAACAACCCGACATTCAGGTCGAGTCCCATGCCGCTGACTGTCCCTTGCGGAAAGGCTTCATCTTCCTGCTGGTGGAAAGGACTTTGAGGTATGTATATACTGTCGGCCTTGAATGATTCCGTTACGAAGCCGATTTGTATACCTCCGCTTAATACACCGCCGAAGAGCTTTTGCTTATAAGCATATTGGGCACCTACGAATGTATTTTGAAACAGTCCGATACTTTCTGTATAGGCCGCTATACCGATACCGTGATTGGTCTTCCCGATTTTCAAGGGCATATCGGCTGTAACAAAGAATGATTGTTGGGCATTGGGAAATCCTACCCATTGTCGGTTAAACAACCCCAGCATTTTTAAATCTTCTGTTGATCCGGCAGCCGCAGGATTATAATACGCCGTCGCCATGAAATAATGGCTTAATGCCGCATCCGTCTGCGCTTTCAGCCCTTGCAGGACCGACCACCCTAATATGATCAGAAAAAGTATTCGCTTCATGCTGTTTGTTTCCTTACGAGATATCCGTAACCATTAAACTTATAACGGGACAATCGGCTTTCTATTGTTTTTCAGTGACAAAAAAACAAACGAGGTAGAGAAGCTTTTTGAGCCTTACTACCTCGCTGACATCATTTGACAATACTCGATTAATTGAATGTTCATATTTCTATTGCCTGCCTGTTGGCTTCTTGAAGACCAACCGTTTGCCAGACATGTATTAATACTCTTCCTCGTTAAAGAAGAAATCTTCCTTGCTCGGATAATCAGGCCAGATATCTTCCATACATTCATAAATCTCGCCTTCGTCTTCCATTTCTTGCAGGTTCTCTATCACCTCCAAGGGTGCACCTGAACGCTGAGCATAGTCAATCAATTCGTCTTTGGTTGCAGGCCAAGGTGCATCTTCCAATTTTGAAGCTAACTCTAATGTCCAATACATAGTTTCTATAGTATTAAAAGAGGGAGCGCCAAGATGTAACTGGTTTTTACAAAATACGTTGGTCTTTCGTTTTGTACACCTTACGTTTTGGCACGGCCTCGGTTCCAAATTTTCCGCAAATGTATAACAATATTTTTTAGATGCAAGTATAATCCCAAATAATTTCTTTGCCGTTATGCTTCAGGCATTCTTTTCGTGCCAATACGAATAAATAATCGGAAAGACGGTTGACAAATATCAGTACCGGATCTTCTACTTCGGCCTGTTCTGCCAGGCTGTAGATGCGGCGTTCGGCCCGTCGGCATACGGTGCGGCATACGTGAGCTAAGGAGGCTGAACGGCAACCGCCCGGCAATACAAAATTCTTCATCTTGGGCAGTGTCTCGTCGATGCGGTCAATCTCATGCTCGATCTTTTCAATGCTTTCCTGAGTGACCTGACTTTCGATTTTTAATTCGGTAGTCGACTGGTCGGTGGCCAGATAAGAACCGATGGTGAAGAGCTTATGCTGGATAAACAGCAGGAACTTCTCGTCTTCCGGATCTTCGATAGCTGTCATCAGCAGACCGATGAATGAATTTAATTCATCAATGGTACCATAACTCTCAATACGGCGGTCGGCTTTCGATACGCGTTGTCCGCCCACCAGCGATGTTGTGCCTTTATCTCCCGTGCGGGTATATATCAAACTTTTTGCCATACGTTCTCTTTTATTATAGTTTTGTTTTCAACTCAAGGCTGTAAAGATAATCATTATTATTCAAGTTGATACAGGTCTGCTTCCTTTTTTCAAGGCTGCTGATTGATGGTTTATGCTGTTAAGTGGAGAAATTGGTGTTAATGTCTTGTTAACTAATGTTTTATTCCTTATTTTTCATATAAAAATACCTATAAATTTATTGCATCACATATGTGAATTGATTAATTCATATTGGTGATTTGATTGATTCATATTAGTGATTTAATTAATTCAGTTCTGTGAATTAATTAGTTTATGACGATAAACAAATAAAAGAATTGCCGGGAAAGCAGGAATAGGTCGTTTCTTTGCAAATAAAAAGAAGGCAGAATACTTATCTGCTGACAAATACAGATAAATACTCTGCCAAGAAAATGATGAGAAAAGATTTATTTAATCACTTTCGGACAGATTAAATTTCCGTCTAATGTGATAACTCCGTTTTTCAAGGACATATCTACGATGTAAGCGTCGCGCGGGTGAATTTCCGTCAGACTTTTATGTGCATGGAATACATAGCGCCAATGACCTTCTTTATCGATGAAAGGAGCTCCGTGTCCGACACCGACTAATCCTTTATATTTATGAAGAATCGGATTCTTATCGTACTTTTTCCACGGGCCGAAAGGCGAGTCTGCTACAGCAAAGCCGATCGCATAATCCTGACTGGTATATCCGTTGCCTGAATACATCAGGTAATATTTCCCGTCTTGCTTGATGACAGACGGACCTTCTACTACTTTCGGCAAGATTAGTTCCCAAGGCTCGGTGGCAGCAAAACATTGTGTCAGGGTCTCTTCCTTGATCTCTTTCAGATTGTCTTTCAATTCGGCACACCAGATGACGTTCCCGTCATTGAAACGGACGAAGTATAAATAAGCCTTGCCGTCATCATCAAAGAAGACAGAAGTATCAATACTTCCCTCTTCGCGGATTGGTTTTTGAACATCCTGCTTAAACGGGCCTAACGGCGAGTCGGAAGTAGCTACGCAGATGTGTTCTTCAGCTGAGTAGAACAGATAGAACTTCTTTTCCTTTTCGATATAATAGACTTCAGGAGCCCAGAAGTTATGATCCCCGTACGAATCTTTTTCATCTAATGCCAATGAAGAAGAGCGTTTCCAGTATTCCAAGTCGTCTGAATAATATACCTCGAAGCCATTGCCTATGGATGTCCCGTAGGCGTAATAAGTGCCGTCATAAAGCAGGATATACGGATCGGCAATTGGCAAGGTATTTGATAAGACCTCTGTAGGCGGTTCCTTGTCAGGAGTTCCGGAAGGAACCGGCTCATCGGCTCCACAGCTGAGCATGGCTAAAAAGGCCAGTGCACAAGTTGTTATAATTTTGTTGAACATAGAATTACGATTTAATGATTTATTTAATTACAGGAGGATAAGCATTCTCGGAAGGCTCCAGTTTATCTACATAAGGCCAACCGTCTTCATCCCACAGAATACGGTCGAGCAAAACCTGACGTTGTGCTCCCAGATTGCTCAATTCGAAGGCATGATACAACATCCAGGTATTACCTTCGTCGTCTAATTGCAGAATGGCATTGTGCCCGGTTCCTACGAAGCGGCTGTTCTTGTGGACAACAATTTCATGGGCATTGTCGAGCATCTTCTCTCCTTTCTTGTTGACATACGGACCGAATAGGTTTTCCGAGCGCGCTACTACCGTTGTGTAGGTGCTGTTTTCTCCTTCACAGCAGGAACCAATAGAAGCAAACAGGTAATAATAGCCGTTTCGTTTCCATAGATTGATTCCTTCATAGGCATTTCCGGCCAGCTGCTGTTTGGTTTCTACTTTCGGTGTGATATCCAGATTGTCTGTTACATTCAGCTCCATGATGTAAATATTCCGGAAACTGCCCCAGATCATATAGTATTTGCCGTCTTCTTCATAGAAGAACTGGTCGATGGAATTCTCTACATCAACATCGCGGCTGTTGAACACCTTTCCTTTCGGTGTAAACGGACCTTCGGGCGAATTGGAAACGGCATAACCTACGGTACTGATCCAATGATTACCCCATTCAGCCAACGAATAGAACAGCACATATTTTCCTTTGATATACCGGATTTCGGGAGCCCAGAGAGCCGCCTTCTTCCCTTCGGGATTGTTATCGACGAAGTTCGGGCGCGTCGCATCTGTAAAGGCCGTACCAATTTCTTCCCAATGCACCATGTCTTTGGATTTGAAGATCGGCAGATTGTGGATATCTTCGGTGGCATACAGATAATAAGTTCCGTCGTCCACCCGGATGGCTGTCGGATCAGGAGCCGAAATGCGGATCACCGGATTTCGATATCCTACAACGACTGTTGAATCAGAAGGATGGGTACTTTCTTCCTGGTTTGTAGAAGATTCATTGCCTCCGCATGCGAGGAGTAAAAACGAGCTGAATAAACTAAGTATGTATTTCATGTTGATATAAATTGGTGACGATTGAAATTGAGAATTGAGTGAAACTGCATTTCCCAGTATCAGGCAGCAAATTTCGTCAGGCAAAGATAATAATTCCCGATCAAACCTTGCGTATAATTGCTCAGACGATTGTCTATAAGTGGAGACATTTCTTTCATCTTCCGTACTGGAAAGGATGGTGCCGTAGATAGTGTCGCACAAATAACGAAAGTTTTGTTTACCCTTTGTTCCCCTTCGCATATTTAGAAGGACTGACGCCGAACTGACTGATGAAATTCGTACTGAAATACGATTGTGAGCGGAAGCCGACGGCCTCGGCTATCTCGTAAATCTTCATATCGCTTTGCAGCAAGAGTTCGGCTGCCCGTTTGAGACGGGTGATGCGGATGAGGTCGTTCGGTGTCATTTCTGAGATTTCCCGGATCTTTCGGTATAATGTCGGACGGCTGATGTGCATGAGTTCGGCTATCTGGTTGACGTCCAGTTCCGGATCGCTGATATGTTCCAGGATGATACCGTTTAGTTTCTCGAGGAACTGCTCGTCTGTCTTGGAATAGGCAATCGACTTCATGTTGGCCATGGGTGATTTAAAATAAAACTGACGGATATGTTCCCGGTTCGTCAGTAAATTGCTGATCTGGGCCAACAACAGGTTCATGGTAAAAGGTTTGTCGATATAGGCATCGGCGCCTGATTCCAGCCCTTCCAGCTTGGATTGTGTAGTGGTTTTAGCTGTCAGTAAGATAACGGGAACATGGCTGAATTCAACATTTGTCTTGATCTGTTTCAATAACTCCAGACCATCCATTACCGGCATCATAATATCGCTTATTACCAACTGAATACTCTGGTGATGCATCTTTTCGATGGCATCGGCCCCATTTACGGCAACACATACATTATACAGGCTGTTCAATTCCTCAGCCAGGAAAGTCCGCATTTCCGCATTGTCTTCAACAACCAAAATAGTTGCCCGGCCTTCCTGATAAGTCAGTTGCAGATCGGATGCCGGCTCGATGCTATGCTCTTCTTCCGGTTCTTGAATAGATTCGTGTTGCCTCAGCGGCAGGAGAAGGCGGAAGCAGGTAGGCATTTCAAGATCTGTACTTTGTATGAGAGAAAGCGTCCCGTGGTGCATTTCGGCCAATGAACGTGCCAAAGGTAAGCCCAGTCCGGTTCCAGTCTTTCCCGCCGCATCCGGAACCCGATAAAAAGGTTCGAATATCTTTTCCCGCAATTCTTCCGGTATGGTTTTCCCGTCGTTACTAAAGTCAATCTGTATCAGGTCCTGATCCTTGAGCTGAAAATGAATCTGTATGTTTTTCCGGGCATATTTGATGGCATTGGCCAGCAGGTTGCTGACTATTTTCGTGACAGCTTCGCGATCGACATAGGCATAAAGCTCTGTCATGGAAGAAGTCCAGTTGAGCACCAGTCCTTGTGAAGCGGCCGATTCCTGAAACCGTCCCATGGTTTCTTTCAGCAGTTCCATCAGATTGGTGCGGACGAAGTTCAGCCGATAACCTTCTATCTCGGTCCGGCGGAAGTCGAGCAGCTGATTCACCAGCGATAACAGCCGGGATACATTCTTATCCATCAGTCGAAGCGACTCTTCCACCTTGCCGGGCAAACCTTTATCCTGCAGCACCCGCTCCAGCGGATTCTTGATCAGGGTAAGCGGCGTGCGGATTTCGTGGGCAATATGGATGAAGAATTCGATCTTGGCCTGATAGAGCTCTTTCTCTTTCTGATCTTCAAACAGGCGCATGTTGTAGGCCATTTCCTGTCGGGTCTTGTTGCGCCACCAGTAGAGAACCGATCCGACAAGTGCGAGAATAACCAACCCATACACTATCTTGGCCGGGAAAGACGCCCACCACGCAGGCAATACTTCTATTTCCAGGCGGGTGACAGTCGGGCTCCAGCGATTGGACAAGTTGGTGGCACGGACTTCGAGCAGATAATGCCCCGGAAGCAGATTGGTGAAATAGACGGTGTTGCGCTCGCCTATGTCAGTCCACCGTCCTTCACCCCCATTCATCCGATATGCATACTGAACCGATGCAGGAGCCATGAAACTCAAGGTGGAAAAGCTGATATTGAAAGTAGACTCGTTATGCTTCAAGGTTACTCGGGTCAAAGGAGAATCTGGTGATATATTGAGGACATGCTCCTGGTTATCGAGCTCAAGAGTATGCAGGTGGACCTTGGCGGGAAGCGGATCGCTCCAGACTTCCTCCGGATGGAAATGAATGAATCCCTTGATGGAGCCGAAATAGAAATTCCCCTCCGTATCTTTAAAGGCAGAGTTCTCATTAAACTGCCGGGAGATCAATCCATGATTTTCCGTATATGTGGTTATCAGCCCGGTCTTGGTCTCCAGTCGTACCAATCCGTTTGCCGAACTGATCCAGAGACAGCCTTCTTCGTCCGGGAGAATCTTGAAGACCACATTGCTCGGCATTCCATTCTTGACGGTATAATGAACGGATTCACCGGTCTGGAAATCGTATTTGATGACTCCTTCCATGGTGGCAAACCACATATTGCCTTCCGGATCTTCACATATATCGTTGACGAAGTTGTGCCGCTGAGTATTCAGTTTGTCGTACGGGAGATACATCCCGGTGTTGCTGATAGGGTTATAATAGAAACTTCGGTTGAACATGCCTGTCCAGATTCGTCCTAACCGGTCTTCATAGATACAGCGGACCGAATAAGCCGGGAACTGGGGCGCATAACGGAAGCAGTCGTTCAGATAATCGTATTTATAGACACCGTCGTCGGTTCCTACATAAATTTGTCCTTCGCGCAAAACTTTGATACAACGGACCGAGCTGTTCTTGGTGCTGGCAGAATCTTTAAGTAAGCTGTATCGCTTGACAACCTTCCGGCTTTGGATATCCATCTTGTCGATTCCGTGGATGACATGCCCGATCCATAAAAAGTTATCTGAAGCCGCCAGACTGCGGATATTGGTATGGGCAATACCGGAATTGTCGGGCAGAGGCTGATAATTCGTAAAGAGAGACGTGCGTTTGTCGAGGCAGTTGATACCGGCATCTTCGGTCCCGATCCAGATATTTCCGAACTTATCTGTACAGATATCCCGGATTACTTCTCCTTTCATGGAGTTCGGACCATCGCCCGGATAATAGATCTGAAAGGGCTGGAAAGGCGAATAATAATTGATGCCGTTCTGGTGGAAACAAATCCAGATTCCGTTTTCCCGATCGCGGCAGAAAGCGGAGATATATTGACTCGACAAGGCATACGGATCACGCGGATCCTGTTGTACCCGGCGGCATTCGCCTGTATTGGCCTGATAAATGATAAGTCCGGAATCCGTTCCGATCCAAAGCTCGTTTTCTTCCTTTTCCATCAGACTGTTGATGAGAAACGTCAGCTGGTTAGCTTCCTGAATATGCAAATCCTGGAAAAGATGAGAATCGGTATCGAATATCTTGATGTCGTCATGTTCATACGCCACATAGATACGATGGGCAAATGAGGATGGATATAGCATCTGCAGTTTCCGGGCCGGCTGGTTGGGAAAGAGCGGGAAGGTTTCTATCCGATCTTCTTTTTCATGAATCAGGGAAAGCGAGCCATTGCTGTCGCCCACCCATATTTCCTGATTGGTGGTGATGCAGAACGACGTATAGGCCAAGTTGTCGGGATGGGCAAAGATACGATAAGGATTATCCGTCTGGTCATAGCAGATAAGATTACCGTCCATCAGCATCCA is part of the Parabacteroides sp. AD58 genome and harbors:
- a CDS encoding hybrid sensor histidine kinase/response regulator transcription factor translates to MKHTLLIVCLVSLLSLFSLSAKEVNYIFRHYQVEHGLSDNMVTSCIQDKDGFIWIGTRDGLNRFDGYSFKVFRHDPEVSSTLGSNWITSLNCDQEGNLWVGTLAGLFRYDKEQESFHHLSLTANKRIPSFQFDRQNRLWMLMDGNLICYDQTDNPYRIFAHPDNLAYTSFCITTNQEIWVGDSNGSLSLIHEKEDRIETFPLFPNQPARKLQMLYPSSFAHRIYVAYEHDDIKIFDTDSHLFQDLHIQEANQLTFLINSLMEKEENELWIGTDSGLIIYQANTGECRRVQQDPRDPYALSSQYISAFCRDRENGIWICFHQNGINYYSPFQPFQIYYPGDGPNSMKGEVIRDICTDKFGNIWIGTEDAGINCLDKRTSLFTNYQPLPDNSGIAHTNIRSLAASDNFLWIGHVIHGIDKMDIQSRKVVKRYSLLKDSASTKNSSVRCIKVLREGQIYVGTDDGVYKYDYLNDCFRYAPQFPAYSVRCIYEDRLGRIWTGMFNRSFYYNPISNTGMYLPYDKLNTQRHNFVNDICEDPEGNMWFATMEGVIKYDFQTGESVHYTVKNGMPSNVVFKILPDEEGCLWISSANGLVRLETKTGLITTYTENHGLISRQFNENSAFKDTEGNFYFGSIKGFIHFHPEEVWSDPLPAKVHLHTLELDNQEHVLNISPDSPLTRVTLKHNESTFNISFSTLSFMAPASVQYAYRMNGGEGRWTDIGERNTVYFTNLLPGHYLLEVRATNLSNRWSPTVTRLEIEVLPAWWASFPAKIVYGLVILALVGSVLYWWRNKTRQEMAYNMRLFEDQKEKELYQAKIEFFIHIAHEIRTPLTLIKNPLERVLQDKGLPGKVEESLRLMDKNVSRLLSLVNQLLDFRRTEIEGYRLNFVRTNLMELLKETMGRFQESAASQGLVLNWTSSMTELYAYVDREAVTKIVSNLLANAIKYARKNIQIHFQLKDQDLIQIDFSNDGKTIPEELREKIFEPFYRVPDAAGKTGTGLGLPLARSLAEMHHGTLSLIQSTDLEMPTCFRLLLPLRQHESIQEPEEEHSIEPASDLQLTYQEGRATILVVEDNAEMRTFLAEELNSLYNVCVAVNGADAIEKMHHQSIQLVISDIMMPVMDGLELLKQIKTNVEFSHVPVILLTAKTTTQSKLEGLESGADAYIDKPFTMNLLLAQISNLLTNREHIRQFYFKSPMANMKSIAYSKTDEQFLEKLNGIILEHISDPELDVNQIAELMHISRPTLYRKIREISEMTPNDLIRITRLKRAAELLLQSDMKIYEIAEAVGFRSQSYFSTNFISQFGVSPSKYAKGNKG
- a CDS encoding glycoside hydrolase family 43 protein, which codes for MFNKIITTCALAFLAMLSCGADEPVPSGTPDKEPPTEVLSNTLPIADPYILLYDGTYYAYGTSIGNGFEVYYSDDLEYWKRSSSLALDEKDSYGDHNFWAPEVYYIEKEKKFYLFYSAEEHICVATSDSPLGPFKQDVQKPIREEGSIDTSVFFDDDGKAYLYFVRFNDGNVIWCAELKDNLKEIKEETLTQCFAATEPWELILPKVVEGPSVIKQDGKYYLMYSGNGYTSQDYAIGFAVADSPFGPWKKYDKNPILHKYKGLVGVGHGAPFIDKEGHWRYVFHAHKSLTEIHPRDAYIVDMSLKNGVITLDGNLICPKVIK
- a CDS encoding SUMF1/EgtB/PvdO family nonheme iron enzyme; the protein is MKRIGLILLAVVSLLTSCGRSLSNAGGEVTGARSMAINEPAPYGMVLINRGSFEMGPAEKDSIWGIMPDKKGISVDAFWMDETETTNAEYRQFVYWVRDSIIRERLADPAYGGNDLFKITEDKYGDPVTPHLDWSRPIPWKKANEDEIRAIESVYYTNPVTGEKKLDPKQMVFKYEWYDYTAAALRKNQMDPADRVRNTDIKVDPNEVIMISKDTAYIDEEGNIVNETITRPRSGPWDFLHTRIVNIYPDENCWVNDFNNSYNEPYTRMYFNHPGYDDYPVVGVSWEQATAYCVWRTNLFKQSLALPAGQVIEPFRLPTEGEWEYAARCGKNENKYPWAGDNLVGGSGKGCFLGNFKPGKGNYTEDGHLITSRVGSFAPNEFGLYDMAGNVSEWTSTAYTESGPNQMSDINPELRYNAAKEDPYALKKKVVRGGSWKDVSQFIRSDMRSYEYQNETRSYIGFRCARTQIGFSKSKGKKK
- a CDS encoding family 43 glycosylhydrolase; protein product: MKYILSLFSSFLLLACGGNESSTNQEESTHPSDSTVVVGYRNPVIRISAPDPTAIRVDDGTYYLYATEDIHNLPIFKSKDMVHWEEIGTAFTDATRPNFVDNNPEGKKAALWAPEIRYIKGKYVLFYSLAEWGNHWISTVGYAVSNSPEGPFTPKGKVFNSRDVDVENSIDQFFYEEDGKYYMIWGSFRNIYIMELNVTDNLDITPKVETKQQLAGNAYEGINLWKRNGYYYLFASIGSCCEGENSTYTTVVARSENLFGPYVNKKGEKMLDNAHEIVVHKNSRFVGTGHNAILQLDDEGNTWMLYHAFELSNLGAQRQVLLDRILWDEDGWPYVDKLEPSENAYPPVIK
- a CDS encoding cob(I)yrinic acid a,c-diamide adenosyltransferase, which translates into the protein MAKSLIYTRTGDKGTTSLVGGQRVSKADRRIESYGTIDELNSFIGLLMTAIEDPEDEKFLLFIQHKLFTIGSYLATDQSTTELKIESQVTQESIEKIEHEIDRIDETLPKMKNFVLPGGCRSASLAHVCRTVCRRAERRIYSLAEQAEVEDPVLIFVNRLSDYLFVLARKECLKHNGKEIIWDYTCI
- a CDS encoding DUF2795 domain-containing protein: MYWTLELASKLEDAPWPATKDELIDYAQRSGAPLEVIENLQEMEDEGEIYECMEDIWPDYPSKEDFFFNEEEY
- a CDS encoding PorP/SprF family type IX secretion system membrane protein produces the protein MKRILFLIILGWSVLQGLKAQTDAALSHYFMATAYYNPAAAGSTEDLKMLGLFNRQWVGFPNAQQSFFVTADMPLKIGKTNHGIGIAAYTESIGLFQNTFVGAQYAYKQKLFGGVLSGGIQIGFVTESFKADSIYIPQSPFHQQEDEAFPQGTVSGMGLDLNVGLFYTHKNFYAGIGFTHVTSPEIQLEETVYTYIGGMLNFMGGYNIQLNNPLIVLKPSVFLLTDTKNYHLDVTARMEYNKMFNGGISWKMNESVGILLGANIGKFNIGYSFGYPTTAIRNVSWGNHELVVQFRLKLKKTKTGNTKHKSVRIL